In one Leptospira fletcheri genomic region, the following are encoded:
- a CDS encoding carbon-nitrogen hydrolase family protein, with protein sequence MRKYFAAVLQLNSGSDINANLTESEKWIEDAFSKNAQLIGLPENFSFLGSEKEKLERAKEIEVLTSKFLSETSRKFRIHLLGGGYPTAGKDGKILNTSTLFGPDGKEIFRYYKIHLFDTDPGDGFQYKESRSVSSGTELPSIFSSAQFGNISTVICYDLRFPELFRALSYRGAEILFVPSAFTKLTGEAHWEPLLRARAIENFCYVLAPAQAGRHDNGRETYGHSLIVNPWGEILAEKKEGEGALVAEIDLELIQEARRKIPSLKHRKFIAEWEKFA encoded by the coding sequence ATGAGGAAATATTTTGCGGCAGTACTCCAGCTCAACAGCGGCTCGGACATAAACGCGAACCTGACCGAATCGGAGAAATGGATCGAAGACGCATTTTCTAAAAATGCGCAATTGATCGGGCTTCCGGAGAATTTTTCCTTTTTAGGTTCCGAAAAGGAAAAATTGGAACGCGCAAAAGAGATAGAAGTCCTTACTTCCAAATTTCTAAGCGAAACCTCCCGAAAATTCCGAATCCATCTTTTAGGCGGAGGCTATCCTACAGCCGGAAAGGACGGAAAAATTCTGAATACGTCGACCTTATTCGGACCCGACGGCAAAGAAATATTCAGATATTATAAAATTCATCTTTTTGACACCGATCCGGGAGATGGATTCCAATACAAGGAATCTAGATCGGTCTCTTCGGGGACGGAACTTCCTTCGATTTTTTCCTCGGCACAATTCGGGAATATCTCCACAGTAATCTGCTACGACCTCCGTTTTCCCGAATTGTTTCGTGCGCTATCCTATCGCGGAGCCGAGATCCTGTTCGTGCCTTCCGCATTCACGAAGTTAACGGGAGAGGCGCACTGGGAACCGCTTTTACGAGCGAGGGCGATCGAAAATTTCTGCTATGTACTTGCCCCGGCTCAAGCCGGACGGCATGACAACGGTCGGGAAACCTACGGTCATTCCTTGATCGTGAATCCCTGGGGAGAAATCCTAGCGGAGAAAAAGGAAGGAGAAGGTGCCTTAGTAGCGGAAATCGATCTGGAATTGATCCAAGAAGCGAGGAGGAAAATTCCTTCCCTCAAGCATAGAAAATTCATAGCGGAGTGGGAAAAATTTGCCTAA
- a CDS encoding DegT/DnrJ/EryC1/StrS family aminotransferase: protein MITARKTFLPFALPLISERAVEEVAAVLRSGWVTSGPKVREFEEEFARYTGAEYALALNSATAGLHLALEAIGLCSEDAVFVPAVTFTATAETVCYFGAEPILTDVDPIFNLMTESTLREAIRRECVLSKGNLVHKKTGKTVRAIMPVHLAGAVCEMDALNSIAKEYHLYVIEDSAHAFPAAYKGRRIGTLGDFTVFSFYATKGITTGEGGMVTTRHPHFAERIKLMRLHGINRETFDRPGWYYEVVSPGFKYNMSDIAAAIGVVQLSEAEELWKRRILISEIYRSEFSDLPFLHLPLPANDGDHSWHLFRVEVDRVRGKIDRDILCSELKKRNIGCSLHFIPLYEHPFYQRFGYDKKHYPNTDAMFQRTLSLPLFPGMTDGDIEDVVAAVRDVFSGL from the coding sequence ATGATCACCGCGAGAAAGACGTTCTTACCTTTCGCCCTGCCCCTAATTTCGGAAAGAGCTGTCGAGGAAGTCGCCGCAGTCCTCCGCTCCGGTTGGGTAACTTCCGGACCTAAGGTCCGGGAATTCGAGGAAGAATTCGCAAGATACACGGGAGCCGAATACGCATTGGCCCTGAACTCGGCTACTGCGGGACTTCACCTGGCGTTGGAAGCGATCGGGCTATGCTCGGAAGACGCGGTCTTCGTTCCCGCAGTGACTTTTACCGCGACTGCAGAGACGGTCTGCTACTTCGGAGCAGAACCCATTCTGACCGACGTAGATCCGATCTTCAATCTAATGACGGAATCCACGTTAAGAGAAGCGATCCGACGGGAATGCGTTCTTTCCAAAGGGAACCTCGTACATAAAAAGACCGGAAAAACGGTGCGTGCAATCATGCCCGTGCATCTGGCCGGCGCTGTCTGCGAAATGGACGCGCTGAATTCCATCGCGAAAGAATATCATCTTTATGTAATAGAAGATTCCGCTCACGCGTTCCCCGCTGCTTATAAGGGAAGAAGAATCGGCACGCTCGGGGACTTTACGGTCTTCAGCTTTTACGCGACAAAAGGGATCACGACGGGAGAAGGCGGGATGGTGACGACAAGACATCCCCATTTTGCGGAAAGAATCAAACTGATGAGATTGCACGGAATCAATCGGGAAACCTTCGACAGGCCGGGATGGTACTATGAAGTCGTTTCCCCTGGATTCAAATATAATATGAGTGATATCGCAGCCGCGATCGGAGTAGTGCAACTTTCGGAAGCCGAAGAACTCTGGAAACGCAGAATCCTGATTTCGGAAATATATCGTTCCGAATTTTCGGATCTACCTTTTCTCCATCTTCCCTTACCCGCCAACGACGGAGATCACTCCTGGCATTTGTTCCGGGTGGAAGTGGATCGTGTGCGGGGAAAAATCGACAGAGACATCCTTTGCTCCGAATTAAAAAAAAGAAATATCGGATGCAGCCTGCATTTCATTCCTCTGTATGAGCACCCGTTTTATCAAAGGTTCGGTTACGACAAAAAACACTATCCGAACACGGACGCGATGTTCCAAAGAACTTTATCCCTGCCTCTTTTTCCAGGCATGACCGATGGGGACATAGAGGACGTGGTCGCAGCTGTACGAGACGTCTTTTCCGGGCTATAA
- the add gene encoding adenosine deaminase: MGVPFAEIFERIRILDRDVSELNRLKSRLPADRPYSSSLQISFDKQINNLLNERIRLLELEIDGPPAWLLGDSESREAGKKTASALLEPADLSGQKLQDQDVINFIRELPKTEIHLHLEACVNKETMKKLMAKNGISLSDEEFEAKFNFKDLNGFIQVFFFIQSLVKEAADLYYFVGSLAEYMRANNILYSEVFFAPSKFIQNGLDFEEMVEQLVEGIREEKAKDGIEIRILVDVSRSFGPENAMNNLNRVLKLKHKEVIGIGLGGAELMGPARDYAEVFKKARDAGLRVVAHSGEDDGPWAIWEAVELCKAERIGHGTSAIQDPELVNYLREHKIPIEICVTSNVFTGKYVRKEQNHPVRYYYDQGLPLCINTDDPEIFNVNLTYEYFKLWRFLDFSLDEIVDLIKQGVYATFHPQKETLWKEMEVRIRRTKEIYGIGNRAEKGEALKSL, encoded by the coding sequence GTGGGTGTCCCTTTCGCGGAAATTTTCGAACGAATCCGAATCCTAGATCGGGATGTCTCGGAACTAAACCGGCTCAAGAGTCGCCTTCCCGCGGACAGACCTTATTCTTCCTCGCTTCAGATTTCCTTCGATAAGCAGATCAACAATTTACTAAACGAGAGAATCCGGCTTTTGGAACTGGAGATAGACGGTCCTCCAGCCTGGCTCCTTGGCGATTCAGAGAGTAGGGAAGCCGGTAAAAAAACCGCTTCCGCCCTTCTGGAACCGGCCGACCTCTCCGGTCAAAAACTCCAGGACCAAGACGTAATCAACTTCATCCGGGAACTTCCTAAAACGGAAATTCATCTTCATTTGGAGGCCTGCGTAAATAAGGAAACCATGAAGAAGTTGATGGCCAAGAACGGGATCTCTCTCAGCGACGAAGAGTTCGAAGCCAAATTCAATTTTAAGGATCTGAACGGATTCATTCAGGTCTTTTTCTTCATCCAAAGTCTGGTTAAGGAAGCCGCCGACCTGTACTATTTTGTGGGAAGTCTGGCCGAGTACATGAGGGCTAATAATATTCTGTACTCGGAAGTATTCTTTGCCCCTTCCAAATTCATTCAGAACGGTTTGGATTTCGAGGAAATGGTGGAGCAACTTGTGGAAGGAATTCGCGAGGAAAAAGCAAAAGACGGAATCGAGATCCGTATTTTGGTAGATGTTTCCCGTTCTTTCGGTCCCGAGAACGCCATGAACAATCTCAATCGGGTCCTGAAATTAAAGCATAAGGAAGTGATCGGAATCGGTTTGGGCGGAGCGGAGTTGATGGGGCCGGCGAGGGATTATGCCGAAGTCTTTAAAAAAGCACGAGACGCTGGCTTAAGAGTGGTTGCGCATTCCGGAGAAGACGACGGTCCCTGGGCGATTTGGGAAGCGGTTGAACTATGTAAGGCGGAACGGATCGGGCATGGCACTTCCGCGATCCAGGATCCCGAACTCGTAAACTATTTGCGCGAACATAAAATTCCGATCGAAATATGTGTAACGTCTAACGTGTTTACCGGGAAATACGTTAGAAAGGAACAGAATCACCCGGTCCGTTACTATTACGATCAAGGACTCCCTCTTTGTATCAATACAGATGATCCCGAAATCTTCAATGTGAACCTTACGTACGAGTACTTCAAGCTCTGGAGGTTTTTGGATTTCTCTCTGGACGAAATCGTGGATTTGATCAAGCAAGGAGTATATGCTACTTTCCATCCGCAAAAGGAAACTCTCTGGAAAGAGATGGAAGTTCGGATCCGGCGGACCAAGGAGATATACGGAATCGGAAACCGCGCGGAAAAAGGAGAGGCCTTAAAGAGTCTTTAA
- the prfB gene encoding peptide chain release factor 2: MEVKNAKELKRLSKELQENFLNRWKLLNLDKDQDQLKSFEERIADPGFWDNPDQAKSVSQKKIELERKLAPWYAIRQDVLDLPDLVELTLEEKGEDGVEELSSEYSRLKEEFERLELLGALNEPEDMKPAFLNIHPGAGGTESQDWAEMLFRMYLKYFDKKGYQYSVVDFQEGDGAGIKNATIHVVGDFAYGFLKCENGVHRLVRISPFDANKRRHTSFVSVHVSPELDDDIDIKIEEKDVRVDVYRSSGAGGQHVNTTDSAVRMTHIPTGIVVACQNERSQIKNRDTAMKMLKARLYELEQERLKEDLEKKSGEKKDIAWGNQIRSYVFHPYNMVKDHRTDYETGNVQAVMDGEIEPFIMAYLKTL; encoded by the coding sequence ATGGAAGTTAAGAACGCCAAGGAACTAAAACGCCTTTCCAAAGAACTCCAGGAAAATTTCCTAAATCGCTGGAAACTTTTGAATCTGGACAAAGATCAGGACCAGCTAAAATCCTTCGAAGAACGAATCGCCGATCCCGGCTTCTGGGATAACCCGGACCAGGCAAAATCGGTCAGTCAAAAAAAAATTGAGCTAGAACGGAAGTTGGCTCCTTGGTACGCCATCCGCCAAGACGTGCTCGATTTGCCCGACCTGGTGGAATTGACTCTGGAAGAAAAAGGCGAGGACGGAGTGGAAGAGCTCAGTTCCGAGTATTCCAGATTGAAGGAAGAGTTCGAGAGACTGGAACTTCTAGGAGCTTTGAACGAGCCCGAAGATATGAAACCCGCCTTTTTGAATATCCATCCGGGAGCGGGTGGAACGGAAAGCCAGGACTGGGCCGAGATGCTTTTTCGGATGTATCTGAAGTATTTCGACAAGAAGGGTTATCAGTACAGCGTGGTCGATTTTCAGGAAGGGGACGGAGCCGGAATCAAAAACGCCACGATCCATGTGGTGGGCGATTTCGCTTATGGATTTTTGAAATGCGAAAACGGAGTCCATCGTCTGGTCCGGATTTCCCCTTTCGACGCGAATAAAAGAAGGCATACTTCCTTCGTTTCCGTGCACGTGAGTCCGGAATTGGACGACGATATAGACATCAAGATAGAGGAAAAAGACGTGCGAGTGGACGTTTACAGGTCCTCCGGAGCGGGCGGACAGCACGTAAATACCACCGACTCGGCCGTACGTATGACCCATATTCCGACGGGGATCGTAGTCGCTTGCCAAAACGAGCGCTCCCAAATCAAAAACCGCGACACGGCGATGAAAATGCTCAAAGCGCGATTGTACGAGCTGGAACAGGAAAGGCTAAAGGAAGATCTCGAAAAAAAATCGGGAGAAAAGAAGGACATCGCTTGGGGGAACCAGATCCGGTCTTACGTATTCCATCCTTATAATATGGTAAAAGACCACCGTACGGATTACGAAACTGGAAACGTGCAAGCGGTTATGGACGGGGAAATCGAGCCATTCATCATGGCTTACTTAAAGACTCTTTAA
- the purD gene encoding phosphoribosylamine--glycine ligase, with protein MSRILLIGSGGRESAIAHKLRQSPKLSSLHVFPGNGGFPESELLPAGSFDLKKKTSVQDFVKRNGYDLVVVGPEDPLVDGICDWLSEIGVPTFGPSAYCAQVEGSKEFAKSLMNLAKVPTAKYESFSDHAEALDYVRKEGVPIVIKADGLAAGKGVTVCFHLSDAEVALKEIFLDKKFGESGNKVVIEEFMEGQEASIFAISDGTDYFTLPAAQDHKRAFDGDLGPNTGGMGAYCPAPIVTEEILGKVKRSIFDPMFEIFRRQGHPYKGLLYAGLMIDAQGEPKVVEFNCRFGDPETQCVLPMLEGDLVEIFTASAKGRLSETKASVGKGASTVVVLAAKGYPESYAKNIPLELPQTESKDVVVFHAGTSKKDGNLISTGGRILGISARGSDLKDSVSKAYAYLSKLDVPDTFYRKDIAGKAL; from the coding sequence ATGTCTCGTATTCTTTTAATCGGCTCGGGAGGTCGGGAAAGCGCGATCGCGCACAAATTACGTCAATCTCCGAAACTCTCCTCTCTCCACGTATTTCCCGGGAACGGAGGATTTCCCGAATCGGAACTCCTGCCGGCGGGATCATTCGATCTGAAGAAAAAAACCTCCGTACAGGATTTCGTAAAAAGAAACGGCTACGATCTCGTGGTGGTAGGCCCCGAGGATCCGCTGGTGGACGGAATCTGCGATTGGTTGTCCGAGATCGGGGTTCCGACATTCGGACCTTCCGCGTATTGCGCGCAGGTGGAAGGATCCAAAGAATTTGCAAAATCCTTAATGAATCTGGCAAAAGTCCCCACTGCAAAGTACGAGTCGTTTTCCGATCACGCCGAGGCTCTGGACTACGTCCGCAAAGAAGGTGTCCCGATCGTAATCAAGGCGGACGGGCTCGCTGCTGGCAAAGGCGTCACGGTCTGCTTCCATCTCTCCGATGCGGAAGTCGCATTGAAAGAGATCTTCTTAGATAAGAAATTCGGCGAGAGCGGAAACAAAGTAGTGATCGAAGAATTCATGGAAGGACAGGAAGCGTCCATTTTCGCGATCAGCGACGGAACGGATTACTTCACTCTGCCTGCCGCTCAAGACCACAAACGTGCGTTCGACGGGGATCTGGGACCGAACACCGGAGGGATGGGAGCCTACTGTCCCGCTCCGATCGTAACCGAGGAAATCTTAGGGAAGGTAAAGCGTTCGATTTTCGATCCTATGTTCGAGATCTTCCGCCGACAAGGGCATCCGTACAAAGGACTTCTCTACGCCGGATTGATGATCGATGCTCAAGGAGAACCTAAAGTAGTGGAATTCAATTGTAGATTCGGCGATCCCGAAACACAATGCGTACTGCCCATGCTTGAAGGCGATCTAGTGGAGATCTTCACCGCTTCCGCAAAAGGCCGATTATCCGAGACGAAGGCTTCCGTCGGAAAGGGAGCTTCTACCGTCGTCGTTTTGGCCGCAAAAGGATATCCTGAATCCTATGCAAAGAATATTCCTCTGGAACTTCCACAAACCGAGAGTAAAGACGTCGTCGTTTTTCATGCCGGAACTTCAAAAAAGGATGGAAACCTGATCTCTACAGGTGGCAGAATCTTAGGAATCTCGGCTCGGGGATCGGATCTCAAAGATTCCGTATCGAAAGCATACGCCTATTTAAGTAAGCTGGATGTACCCGATACTTTCTATAGAAAAGACATAGCCGGTAAAGCTCTATAA
- a CDS encoding valine--tRNA ligase has translation MKKQISDRYEPTSVEPKWISRWEERKSFLPDSNVSPSFTISLPPPNVTGSLHIGHALNHTVQDIITRIERKKGKAALWVPGMDHAGIATQMVVERELAKEGKKRSDFTREEFERKIWDWKEHSGGMIQNQQRLLGESVDWSRQRFTMDEGLSKAVVKVFKSLYDEGLIYRGERIINWCPKTLTAISDLEVEYRETKGKLYHLRYPIVGKPGEYAIVATTRPETLFGDVAIAAHPDDQRYQKFQGAKASLPLTDRTIPILFDSFVDKEFGSGLVKITPAHDANDFEAGQRLGLKPLLVMNPDATLNEHAGKYAGLSRFVARKKIVEDLEAAGLIEKIEDHVHSVGHNSRGGEIIEPYLSLQWFCKMTSLAELAMEAVRSGETEFIPKLWEKTFFEWMNNIRDWCVSRQLWWGHRIPAYHCKNCGHTEVSESSVSTCPKCGSDKVEQDPDVLDTWFSSQLWPFSTLGWPEKTPDFEKFYPTQVLVTGFDIIFFWVARMIMMGKKFTGKSPFAKVIIHGLVRDKEGKKFSKSVGNVVDPLDMMTKYGTDSFRFFLAATLPEARDVLFDESRLDGYRSFCNKIWNSSRFILMNLDEEFRKEDPETLSASDLEPMDQWILHKFDETLSRYEKAYSKFLFFEMASEIYEFVWGDFCDWYIELVKPRIYGKLGPRSQETAKQVLTDVLVRALGLLHPFMPFLTEEIYEAFGDGEFLTRTPFPKSYNVSAENEGVIKTNILQEAVKQIRVQRTENGVPLDKKCKAVLKSGNPLVAASVKDFEVSILQLARLESIQVEENYSAEKTDSVGAFRFGEVILPLAGMIDFEKEKARLEKDLQKAKQEEEKLSAKLENPNFLAKANPDVVEKEKEKLRLLKEKTDSIRKAMEKLS, from the coding sequence ATGAAGAAGCAGATCAGTGATCGTTACGAACCTACTAGCGTAGAACCGAAATGGATTTCCCGCTGGGAAGAACGAAAGAGCTTCCTCCCAGATTCCAACGTCTCCCCTTCCTTCACGATTTCTCTTCCTCCTCCGAACGTCACGGGCAGCCTTCATATCGGACATGCGTTGAATCACACGGTCCAAGACATCATTACCCGAATCGAAAGAAAAAAAGGAAAAGCCGCTCTCTGGGTTCCGGGAATGGACCATGCAGGAATTGCGACTCAGATGGTCGTGGAACGGGAATTAGCCAAAGAGGGGAAAAAACGCTCGGATTTTACGAGAGAGGAATTCGAACGCAAGATTTGGGATTGGAAGGAACATTCTGGAGGAATGATCCAAAACCAACAACGCCTGCTGGGAGAATCCGTGGATTGGAGCCGCCAGAGGTTCACCATGGACGAAGGACTTTCCAAGGCAGTCGTCAAAGTCTTTAAATCTTTGTACGACGAAGGATTGATTTATCGCGGAGAAAGAATCATCAATTGGTGCCCGAAAACTCTCACCGCCATCTCGGACCTGGAAGTGGAATACCGGGAGACGAAAGGCAAGCTGTATCATTTACGTTATCCTATCGTCGGAAAACCGGGCGAGTACGCGATCGTAGCCACTACTCGGCCGGAAACGCTTTTCGGAGATGTGGCGATCGCAGCCCACCCGGATGACCAACGCTATCAAAAATTCCAAGGAGCGAAAGCCTCTCTTCCCTTAACGGATCGGACGATCCCCATCCTGTTCGATTCCTTCGTGGATAAAGAATTCGGTTCCGGTTTGGTAAAGATCACCCCCGCTCACGACGCGAACGACTTCGAGGCAGGGCAAAGACTAGGACTCAAACCTCTTCTCGTTATGAATCCCGACGCGACTCTCAACGAACATGCCGGAAAATACGCCGGGCTGAGCCGGTTCGTGGCAAGGAAGAAAATCGTAGAGGATCTCGAAGCTGCGGGACTTATCGAGAAGATAGAAGACCATGTACATTCCGTCGGACACAATTCCAGGGGCGGAGAAATCATCGAACCGTATCTTTCTCTACAGTGGTTTTGCAAAATGACATCCTTGGCCGAGCTGGCAATGGAAGCGGTCCGATCGGGTGAAACGGAATTCATACCGAAGCTCTGGGAAAAAACATTCTTCGAATGGATGAATAACATACGCGACTGGTGCGTATCCCGCCAACTATGGTGGGGACACCGGATTCCCGCGTATCATTGTAAGAATTGCGGTCATACGGAAGTCTCCGAATCCTCCGTTAGCACCTGCCCCAAATGCGGCTCCGACAAAGTGGAACAGGACCCGGACGTTCTGGATACCTGGTTTTCTTCCCAGCTCTGGCCCTTCTCCACTTTGGGGTGGCCGGAAAAGACTCCAGACTTCGAAAAATTCTATCCCACGCAAGTACTGGTGACCGGATTCGACATCATCTTTTTCTGGGTCGCTCGAATGATCATGATGGGGAAAAAATTCACTGGAAAATCCCCGTTTGCAAAAGTGATTATACACGGTCTGGTCCGTGACAAGGAAGGAAAAAAATTCTCCAAATCCGTCGGGAACGTCGTGGACCCGCTGGATATGATGACGAAGTACGGAACCGACTCCTTCCGTTTCTTTCTCGCGGCCACTTTACCCGAAGCCAGAGACGTTCTCTTCGACGAAAGCAGACTGGACGGATATAGATCCTTTTGCAATAAAATCTGGAACTCCAGCCGATTCATACTGATGAATCTGGACGAGGAATTCCGTAAAGAGGATCCGGAAACTCTAAGCGCTTCCGATTTGGAACCTATGGACCAGTGGATCCTGCACAAATTCGATGAGACGCTTTCCAGATACGAAAAAGCATATTCCAAATTTCTGTTTTTCGAAATGGCCTCCGAAATCTACGAATTCGTATGGGGGGATTTCTGCGACTGGTATATCGAACTCGTAAAACCCAGAATTTACGGCAAATTGGGCCCGCGTTCCCAGGAGACTGCTAAACAGGTTTTGACGGACGTTTTGGTCCGTGCTCTCGGTCTATTGCATCCGTTTATGCCTTTTTTAACGGAAGAGATCTACGAGGCATTCGGAGACGGAGAATTCCTGACGCGGACCCCTTTCCCAAAATCGTATAACGTATCCGCAGAAAACGAAGGCGTAATCAAGACGAACATTCTACAGGAAGCCGTAAAACAGATCCGCGTCCAAAGAACGGAAAACGGAGTCCCTCTGGATAAGAAATGCAAAGCCGTTTTAAAATCGGGAAATCCGCTGGTCGCCGCTTCCGTTAAGGATTTCGAAGTTTCCATTCTGCAGCTCGCACGTCTAGAGAGCATTCAGGTCGAGGAAAACTATTCCGCGGAAAAGACCGACTCCGTCGGCGCCTTCCGCTTCGGAGAAGTCATCCTACCTTTGGCAGGAATGATCGATTTCGAAAAGGAAAAAGCTCGATTGGAAAAGGACCTGCAAAAGGCGAAGCAGGAAGAGGAAAAACTCAGCGCAAAATTGGAAAACCCGAACTTTTTAGCGAAGGCCAATCCGGATGTGGTGGAAAAAGAAAAAGAAAAGCTCCGCCTATTGAAGGAAAAAACGGACAGTATCCGGAAGGCGATGGAAAAACTTTCCTAG
- a CDS encoding DUF1801 domain-containing protein translates to MLLYALVPTLPRFDLDHQIESPIDSYVQRASGIRKERMLELLDFVRSEFPDLRETLKNNMPTLERNGKGFSFANQKSYLTVQFQQESFVRAFKIKAPSITCGKTRINLRDKDKVPMVYLKSLIKKALSDRAGKT, encoded by the coding sequence ATGCTTCTTTACGCACTCGTCCCCACTCTACCTAGATTCGATCTGGACCATCAGATCGAATCTCCAATAGATTCGTACGTTCAAAGAGCCTCCGGAATTCGGAAGGAAAGGATGCTAGAACTTTTGGATTTCGTACGCTCCGAATTTCCGGATCTGAGAGAAACGTTAAAAAACAATATGCCCACTTTGGAACGGAACGGTAAGGGTTTCTCCTTTGCGAACCAAAAGAGTTATCTTACCGTTCAATTCCAACAAGAATCGTTTGTCCGCGCTTTTAAAATCAAGGCTCCGAGTATTACCTGCGGGAAAACCAGGATCAATCTGAGGGATAAAGATAAGGTTCCGATGGTATATCTAAAATCCTTAATAAAGAAAGCCCTATCGGACAGAGCCGGAAAAACCTGA
- a CDS encoding TetR/AcrR family transcriptional regulator: protein MIAPKVSTRERILNESRKLFFAKGYETTSIQDILSALDIAKGTFYHHFQSKEELLEEIAVKFAQEAHAAMQAEIGNLGDEGTGLDKIRRALIVTHNWKKGKAEEIRFLLESLFSAGNLQLRDKIHRKSVDLSFPLFVSLTVEGQKDGSLKSILRADHLTSIIFDLSDALGEKVAFFLLGKSKESEDEIYELMLSYHKTIEELLGCPEGGLDYFDRTEWTELTKLFKKSELPSENFVDSAPLVANAG, encoded by the coding sequence ATGATCGCACCAAAAGTTTCCACAAGAGAGAGAATTCTGAATGAATCCCGAAAGCTCTTTTTCGCAAAAGGGTACGAAACGACTTCGATACAGGACATCCTCTCCGCATTGGACATCGCCAAAGGAACTTTCTACCATCACTTCCAATCCAAAGAGGAGTTGTTGGAAGAGATCGCGGTGAAATTCGCCCAAGAAGCACATGCAGCAATGCAGGCCGAAATAGGCAATTTGGGAGACGAAGGTACCGGTTTGGATAAGATTAGAAGAGCTTTGATCGTAACCCATAACTGGAAAAAGGGAAAAGCGGAAGAGATTCGCTTCCTGTTAGAGTCCTTATTCTCCGCAGGCAACCTGCAGCTTCGGGACAAGATCCATAGAAAGTCCGTGGATCTCAGCTTTCCTCTCTTCGTGTCTTTAACCGTAGAAGGCCAAAAGGACGGATCCCTTAAGAGTATACTCAGAGCGGACCACCTAACGTCGATTATCTTCGATCTTTCCGATGCGCTGGGCGAAAAAGTAGCCTTTTTCCTACTAGGAAAGAGCAAGGAAAGCGAGGATGAAATCTACGAGTTGATGCTTTCTTATCATAAGACGATCGAAGAATTGTTGGGCTGCCCGGAAGGCGGTTTGGATTATTTCGATCGTACGGAATGGACGGAACTTACGAAACTATTCAAGAAATCCGAATTACCTTCGGAAAATTTCGTGGATTCCGCTCCTTTAGTGGCGAACGCCGGTTGA